In Pristis pectinata isolate sPriPec2 chromosome 7, sPriPec2.1.pri, whole genome shotgun sequence, the sequence TACGATGAAGGTGTATTATGTATTTTGATTATCTGAGTTACCTTTGAACTTGGGGAGACGTTAAGTTGTATTTTATTATGTTCTGGGAACTTCCAGCCTTACACAGATGCTGCACCCACAGCCTCATCACAACTCCCTCCATATCCTTTTCCCTGCCCACCCCGGTCCAATGGTTCCATTATCAGGAGAAGGTAGTGCTACTTTGGAAAAACTGCACTTCAGGTGTGTTTGCCTCTTATTCAAGACTGCTTTCACAAGTTACATTCTTTACAAGATGTATGATGTCCTGTTCAGACATCTCTTCTCGGTTCAGTGATCACATTAACAGTATACAATAAACTATACGTTCTTTGCTGGAAGGTATGGTTGGAAGAACGTGTACTGTATCTCTTTGCATGATTATTCTCACATCTCACCTGATCTCTTCCAATCATGAACTCTAGCATAAAACAGACGCtgcttgaaaaactcagcaggtgtggcagcaactgtggagaaaggtCTCTCTCCACATGATCTGCCTATGATTTGCATAACttgcagtatttttttctttcaagattTGAGGCATTAGCTTGATCCCAGCCTTGTGCAGTCAGGAATTCACCTACATTTGCCCAGTCGTTAGAGAGGAGCTATTTCCTCTCATGAGGAAGTCCAGAACAAGCAGGCACAGCCTTTGAATTAGAGACATAAGCTAATCAATTGGGGGAACAGAGTACAATGACCTCCTCCTAACCCTGTGTtcttctattccttttttttacctcCCCCAATGAAGGAGTGACCTTTTTCCTGAATTCACCCATTGAGAGCACAGTAGATTCGAGTAATGCAACATGTGGAATTAATTGGTTTTGGGAGTATATTGGAGCAACCAGACTGCACAACAAAATACAAGGTTGGGATATTTGTCAGGTGCGACATTCCATCGGTACAGTATGATAGTTTACCTGTTATCCAGAGACATGGACAACTGTGGTGGTTGGGAATCTGAATTTGTTTAGATAAATAAATgtactgtagcggctgctactgcaatgtgaaaacaagacactagtcaatgGGTTTCGgagcaagaactggtttattttcccgccttgcgcgggccttttaagagagactgttcccgcccactgaaaacagaaatgacgtacgtgctacgtgatcaaacctttcccgtgtgcgggttctccctgtcgctcggggaagaggAAGGCCCACTgctatcttgggcctcgccgctccgacgatgtgcgacccgactgctgagccggttcacttgctcggacggtgggTCGCtagacaaccccccccccccgaaccggcgatacggtccccaaggtccgcaggctgtgttagccgttgcttaggaggtcggcctctgcgtcgcagtgctggaacctcgaccggttgttgtagatctaaacgggccggtttgaggcggtccgtcgtgaagacctcttccttgcccccaatgtccaaaataaaggtggacccattattcctgatgactcggaacagcTCCTCTTATGGTCgctgcaacggtgcccgaggtgtgcccctgcgaacgaaaacgaacttacagtctcgtagttccttgggctcacaggatggggcttgactatgccgcgaagtgggaatcggtgctaagttgccgagcctctcgtgcagtctttccaggactgctgtgggttgttcctcttggccccgaagggcgggtatgaaatctcctgggacgaccaggggcaccCCGTACATGAGTTtggctgacgaagcgtggaggtcttccttgggggcagtgcgtatgttgagcaggacccaaggcagtttgtcgagccagttaggacccttcaggcgggccatcaaggctgattttagataGCGGTGGAAATGTACCactaacctgtttgattgagggtggtaggccgtggtggtgtgcagctgtggtagtcgccgcagggcctccacccgccagtggctttggggaccatgtgcaggggggaggcccaggggctgtctgacctgcgaacgatccccagctcctccatgcgacgaaggtagtcgtcgtgctcgggcatgaaagggtggccctgtggtaatgatgtggtgccacaccccgtgtttgggcatagaatttgtaaactgaggtgccaaaactgatgggaactcggctaggagcttggtgaactcattgccagacagggaaacggagtccaggcgcagggctggtaggctggcttctcccagggggtaggtttggaaagttctggagtggactagctgCTTctctcgcaggtcgactaacaggttgtgggcccgaaggaaatcggctcctaggagtgatcgggcaagggtaaaggtccaggtaaaacggctgtcgccgaattgtaattgaagtgtacgggtaccgaaagtccgtatcgttgtgtcgttcgcggcattgagtacaggaccttgttgcctgttacgagtgtcacggccggtcgggggcaaaatactgatctctgctccagtatcgacgaggaaacgctgcctggactgcttgtcccaaacgaataggaggttGTGTCGGCGGCCAGCCATTGTAGCcgtcagcggtggctggccctggcgtttccctgaaaccttgcagggtgggcggcatcaacgggcctctgctccccacctctgatggtagaaacacagctggtcgccagtgtcatcatctgtgtttctggggtgtggtcgctcggttgctgggactggtttaggcaggcgttgggctcgcggcctggcgatttggccgacggatgaacCACTCTCGCGTTTAGCCTTCCACAGGACAtttgcccgggcagctacctcacgtgggttgctgaaatcggcgtcggccaacagcaggtgaatgtcatcgggtaattgttcgaggaaggcctgtttgaacattaggcagggcttgtgtccctcagccaatgccagcatctcattcattaggacggatggggatctgtcccccaggccattgagataaagcaggcgggcggcgcgctcgcgacgggagaggccgaaggtccgaatcagaaggtctttgaaagctgggtacttatcctcctccggaggcgactggatgaagtctccgacctgggcggctgtctcctggtccagagagctgaccacatggtagtactttgtggagtcggaggtgatctgccgaaggtggaattgtgcttcggcctggtcgaaccagacgctgggacgaagcgtccaaaaggtgggcagcttgagtgccactgtgttggctgctgcgttgtcatccattgtgcgggtccaaaatccgttcggaccgtcggggtcaccaatgtagcggctgctactgtgatgtgaaaacaagacactagtcgatgggtttcagaacaagaactggtttattttcccaccttgcgcgggccttttaagagagactgttcccgcccaccgaaaacggaaatgacgtatacgctacgtcatcaaacctttcccgcgcgcgggttctccctgtcgctcggggaagatgaaggcccaatgccatcttggacctcgctgctccgacgacgcgcgacctgacCACCGAGCccgttcgcttgctcggacggtgagtcgctacagtacaATAAAAAGCTAGTGAAACTGTGATCCATGCATTGATTGTTctgttgtaaaatcccatctaGTTCATCAATGTCTTTCAAGGAAGGAATGCTCTATCATTACTGCATCAAattatacgtgactccagatcTTCAGTTGACTCATAACTGAAGAGCTTGATTCACAAGTAATGAGGGCTGGATTTCCAGCAATATCCAATCACAAGATACGGCAACCAAAAATATGGAATATTGAGGGAAaacccatttttatttccatgtaGGATTAAATTTTGttgagaaagtgaaaaaaaattacacccAGCTTTTCTTCAAAACTTTCTGTGGTCCAGGCAAAAAGGTCTTTTGAAATACAGTATGGAAAATTACATATTCATACAAACAGATGTCAGCCATGCATACCTTATACAACATttcataatttttgttttgttaattgctttacattttttctttaaattccccAGGTTTCTGGAAACAACATACACTTATGACTTCTCTCCGCCTTACCATTATACTCCGAGTTCTGTAAGTTTGAAGCAATTCCTGCAAATTTTGTTCCTTATATTAAtaactttcttgtgaatgtttgcTAAATATAggaatttatttttccatatgtcACCCTGTTGGTTATCTTGGCATCTGTTTGAACTACTGTGCTTAATAGCTAGCAGAAACTGGCCACCGTCATCTGTCAGACCACTATGACACAAGTGATTAGGCACCTCTGTAATCTTTTCCATCTCAGCATTGCCAAATGGAATTTTTTATGCTTAAAAGctaaaaagaaaaggaaactaCTGTACTGTACCACTATATTCCTTTGAACCTGGTTAATCTTACTGTGCCAGTGCTGCTTTGGATAGACAggccttttttttaatccacatAAAATTATTGTTCCATCCAGTTTTGTTTCTGCTCCTTGTAAATGTAAAGCCTCTTGGGTCACATGACTGTTAACTATCTCATGACAATCAATGAAACATTGTCAGTACACTTGTTGAACAAGAATCCTAAACTCACATTGAAGCTGTGACTTGATAGGAAGCACCCTCATCTCTGAATTAGAATGCtcatgggttcaagacccactctaGAACAGTACAAACCCAGGGGAGCCTCTCATCGCAGCAGGGAGCAAAGACTGAGTCtttgcaagtatattctttttgACAAGATGTTTAATTTGAGGTCCAacctggatgtaaaagatcccatggcaattTTTTGAATAACAGAGAAGTGTtccttagttaaaaaaaaacaaactgctagaggaactcagtgggtctggtattgtctgtggagggaaatggacagttgatgtttcgggtcgagacacttcatctggactgcttttttttaagttcagtggggcaagagcaggcagaaacaatgggccttcCAGGGCTGTCCTGTTTGTGAGTCTTGGGTAGGAGATAGAAAGGGCAATACGGGGTTGGGGAACTGTCAAGTTGGAGGCTGAGTGTCTGAGCCAAGTGGACTGATGGATTGAAGCTCCTTCCAGACTTGGTTTCTGTCCTGCAGacccttccaccaccttcaatttcCCATTGATTTTGTCATCAGTTTATTTCCTTGCCCTCCTGGCTTTTGGAAATTTTAACAAATGCCCCTGAaaacttgaagaaaaatatttaactaaTGTGGTTACATCTCCCTTGGTGTTCCTTGGGGTTGAAGATAACTTGCTCCTACTCCAGTATTGTGAGGAGTGGAAGATGGTCACTGTTGTACACCAGTGGTCATGACAGAGCAAGGTCTAGGCCCAATGGCAAGGAAATCCAAGACAATCAAAGACTAGCCTCTATCACATTGACTTAGCGCATGCAAATATGTGCACGTGTGCACACAAGCATACACACACACGTTGACACAAACACACATTCTTGCCATACCTTGGGCCCACTTCCTCACCCTCCCCAACCTAATCTGTCTACGCTTCCCCTAATcttcccttcctcagtccacttccTTAACCCTCTCTCTGTCACCCACCTTCTTTGTCCCCTCTCCCTCAGACCTCACTTCCTTCAACCCCCATAGCCCTCTCTCTCAGACCCTCCATCCCCACTTCACTCTCCACCCACAATCTCTGATTCCTCAAACTGCCCTTCACTTCCTTCTTCTATCTTAGACCTCTCTTTGCTCACCTCCTTCCCTCAGATCCCTCACACTGTCCTTCAATCAGTCCCCTCTGTCTTAGACTCCTCAAACCCCCTTCTCTCATTCACCTTTGCCTCAGATTGTTTTtgctcaccccttcctctcagtctcctccaATTGCCCTttgctcacccctccccctcagacACCTCAAAGTAAACACAATAATATTTGCAAATGTCGCAACACCAGAATGTCACACCATTGAAGGTTGGTACAGgaataggaagaggccatttagcaactccccaccccacccaaaacTGTTCCAACACGCAGTTAGATCCTGGCTAATTCAATCTACCTGTCTTAATTCTATGACTCCTAATACCCTTTGCCTGACTGTCAATCTAACAAACCTCAGCAgccggcacggtagcgtagcggttagcacgacgctattacagcgccagcaatcggggttcgattcccgtcactgtctgtaaggagtttgtacgttctctcgtgtctgtgtgggtttcctctgggtgctccggtttcctcccacattgcaaagacgtacgggtaggttaatttgggtttaaaatgggtggcgcggagtcattgggccggaagggcctgttaccatgctgtaaataaaattaaaaaaaagagttccaggtttccacaactctttgcatgCAGTTGTGCTTCCTAACATCCCTCCTGAATGACCTGGCACAGGTTTTAAAAATTATGCCTTTTTATGCCCACCACCCATCCATCCCACATCACCAGAGGAAATATTTTCTCACTGTCAACTCTGTTACATTCTGAGATTATTTTAAACAGTTTGATGAGATTATTCCTTAATCTCCAATATCTGAGGGATTGCTATTTAGTCTATGGAATCTGTCTTTGTAAATCAACCCTTTTATCTCCAGTATCATCCTGGTCAACCTGTGGCATGATAGAAGAATAGTGTCATTATTATATTGCTGAGCATTTATTTTGCCGTGCAGGCATTGATGAAGTCAAAACACACAAAGAGCCGGCCACCAAGTTCTTTTTCTGTCTCTGAAAGTGGCAGGCACTCTTGAGGCTCATAAGTAGACAAAGTTAACAGACAGGATATgatcatttggcccactgagtcttccATCTACCTCTTGATAGATGAAGCATCCGGACTAAAGATTCCTACCCCTCCAGCTCTGCTGGTTGTGCATTGTGTCACTATTGGAGATATTAATGGCATGGGaaggcaataaatccccaggtcctggtGACCTGCATCCAAGGATCTTAAAGGATATTGCTCTGAAGATAGTGGATGCACATCTTACAAAATTCTGCAATTTCAACaacagttcctgcagattggaaggCACAAATTTAACCCTGGGGTACAGAGGAAACTGGGTGTCCATGTACACGAATCACTGCATGTTAACATATGGGTACAACAAGCAGTTAGAAAGGCAAACAGGATAGTATGTCGGGGGCTTTTGTTGTAAGAGGATTTGGGTACAAGATTAGGGAAGTTTTTCTCCAATTATAAGGGCATTGGTGGGACCACTTctggaaatattgtgtacagatctagtccctctatctaaggaaggatataccggtgatggagggagtgcagcaaacgtTCAGTAGTTTGATTCCCgggaagagattaagcagacgtATAATccctagaatttagaagagtgagacatgatctcattgaagggTCCAAATTTTTTAAGGGGCTTATCAGGGTAGATGCATGGTTGGTGTTGCCTTTGGCTTTGGATGCTCAGCCACTGATAATACTTGAGAGAAGTCAAAAGATTTTTtgatatttcctcccacattccaaagacgtatgggttaggaagttgtgggcatgctatgttggcgctggaagagtggcaacacttgcgggctgcccccagaacactctatgcgaaagatgtatttcactgtgtgttttgatgtacacgtgactaataaaatcttatcttatcaagggatatagggagaatGCAGAGActggtgttgaggtaaaagatcagccatgttcttatttaatggtgaagcaggcatgaggggctgaatggtctaatcattcttcaatttcttttatttatttatattatgataacttttcatttattttcttacaatattggaagcaggccattcagcccattgagtctgtgccagctctcagggcattcccatcagtcccattccccacttactttcctgtaacctattctttctcattcACCCATAcatcactcctccccaccctgctCCCCAATTCTCTTACCACCAACCTATACTAAGGTGTAACTTAGCCAATTgacttaccaaccagcatgtctttgaagaAAACCGTAGCACCAAGAGGAAAGCCATGCCATCACAAAGAGAATGTGCGATCTCCACgcagacaggacctgaggtcaggatcgaaccgcaTTACTGGAGCTGTTTGGCAGCagctatgttcttatgttcttcttaCATTCTTTCTAGAATTTAGAATACAAAAATAACAATGTTCTCTTttattctctttcctctccctttccgCACTCCCTGCAGGAAGAGGTGCCAGAGATAGCTGATTTCAGGAAGTGCCATTCACAGTTTGTGGATAGGGATGATTACCGTCACTGGGGCCGGAACACCTGGCTGGATGAGAGTGGCATTTACCCCAACTCTGAACTCAAGAGAATCCTCTTCCCACCGTCCAACCCAATACCTACTCGCCTGAATTAAATCTCATGAAGACTAATCTGATCAAAAAAAGCTTTTACTATTTTTGCATGCGCCAGACTGTGTTTTAGTTTAGTCACTGTTTTAATATGTTTCTAATAATTTTTGATCATGTATAGAAATTCTTTGCTGActaaattatgaaggcataacttaccccttctcacatAGTTAAGAAAATACTTCTACCCTTAGAATTAGTATAATCCACATTCCATTTGATTTCCTAGcgcttcaccctccccttccacctcctGCACCCCCTATGAATCTTGGCTTTATGAGTTGGAATGGTCCATGTTGTTTTATTGCTGGTCAGTAACAGTTCTTCAGTAGAGCTTGTTAAAAATTGGATTTAAATTCTGTTGAACAAGCTAAATGGTTTGTAACAATGCCTGCCTCAGTTGTCACTGGTAAATAAATTAAGGTTTGGGTGCCAGAGATATATACTATCTGCTCACTGAATATTGTCCTTACAGTTAGCGATCctgagcttttttttttgctcgaTTATGTCACTGTCCACCTCCAGTTCCTtctgagctgcctttttgaactgctaattctctggtgaaggtgttcccattcCAGGGAGTATTGACCCAGgagattttgatccagtgatgtTGAACGAATGACTTTCTATAATCATGTCAGGTCACCGTGATTTGGAGCGAAATTAGAGATTTGGAGTGAAACTCGGgcctgctgtctttgtccttctatgtgtgtgtgtgtggttgcgTGGTTAGTAGATGTCtgtataccctgtgtatgtgtggGGCATTGTTTATGCCTCTGTGTTTGCGCATGTGTGTCATTAGTGGATGGTGTGTGGTATTTGTGTGTGTAATTGGTCTGGATGTGTGGTTGGTGGGTGAGTGTATGGGAGGTGCAGTGTTTGTGAGTGTGATGTGAAAATGCAGGCATGCCTTGCTGTCATGTGAATTCAATCATCCCATaattgaggagagatttaattggggtgtacaggttaggaggggTCCATGCAAGATGGCTATTTTCCTTAGCACAGATGTCAGTAACTTGGGGCCATATATTTagggtaattggtagaaggattcaAAGGGATTATATAGTTTTCTTTACCCAAAGGGGGGTCTAAAACTCGCTGCCTAAAAGTGTGAAGGATGCAGAAACCATTAGCACATTTAAAAAgagtacctggatgagcatttgatgttttgtgacctacagggaaataaatctaGAGTTGAACAAATTGTTTCTCACCCAGCAGGGATATAATGGGCTAAAAGGCATCCAGTTTGACCATAGGTTTCTGTGAAAGGCCAGTTGTGATCTAGAGCCCTTCTGTTTCATCTCCAATCATCAGCTCTGCTCCAGAAAGAACAAGCAGAACTTCGTCACCCTTCCTTTGGCAAGATTTAAAGGAATGGCTACATTCTTGCTGGGAAGCAAttcatgtgcattttttttgcatggtGGCTCTGGGATTGTAGCCTTGAAATCACGGTTCCTCTCTTTACTACAACAAATAATTGGTATCCTATAATTGATTCAGGTCTTGCTCATGACCTCGAGATCCATAAGATACTGACGTGCCTAAGCTTGCTGATGTCTTGAGTCTTGTGAAGCAAAGCAAAAAAACCACCATTTCCTCAGTGGAAAACTTACTTCATTTTTCTGGGTAGCCACTTAATAAGAAAAAGTTCAAGGTACAGAGTTACATCTTTGTTTTGTTAAGGTTAACAGTGGAATTTTTGTACCAAGTCATTTGGGAAAATTCAGCTAAGAGAAcattttttgctttcttttgcaTGATGTTCAGCCACACATTTCTCCAACTCTTACCTCTAATAGTTCCCAGATTTCCATCCCTCATGTATTGCCTGGGCCCTTTCCATAAGATTTCCCTCACTGGACCTCCTTTCAGAGGACCATGAAAACCTATTGTCCATCTCTCCTGTTGAAGTTTCCATGAAGGCGCTCATGTGATGTTCTCCTGTGTTAAtaatgccatataaatgcaagttcttctctCTTATGATTTAAGCACGAGCCACTGAAACCAGAGAAGGCTGTTAATGTCATTTGCTCCACGTTTTTGGTG encodes:
- the LOC127572724 gene encoding cilia- and flagella-associated protein 95-like, translated to MSQINLKDDYRLREKKPITDMKDTIKEFFERTSGCPETNHYNAIPRHHPDHFKMFLETTYTYDFSPPYHYTPSSEEVPEIADFRKCHSQFVDRDDYRHWGRNTWLDESGIYPNSELKRILFPPSNPIPTRLN